The nucleotide window CGGATTCCACCCAGACCTTGTCGGCCATGCCGCAGGGGTTGCCCGCGACCGCGGCGAAGTTGGAGCGGGGCACCGAGTACGACGAGCTCTGATGGATGCCGGCGAAGATCGCGGTGACGATCTGGAAGACGACGACCGCCAACGCGAGGTAGGCCAGCGGAGCGGCCGCCATCGAGGCACCCAGCCGCCGATACCAGCGCTGGTGCGAGGTGTCGTCGGCAGTGGACTCCTCGACGTGTGGATCGGTCCCGGTGAACGGCTCACGGAAGTGGAACCACAGGGCGACGAGCAGCAGCGCGAGCGCGGCGTAGAGCAGCACGCTGCCGAGCATGACGCCGCCGATCGTGACCTGTTCGACGCCCCACGGCATGCCCCATGCCGAGTAGTAGTAATAGGAGTTCGGGGCGGTGAACGCGAGTCCGCCGATGAAGAGGACGAGTGCGCAGAACAGGGTGCGGTTGCGTCGCGAGTGCATCGACTGCTGACTGGCGGCGATCGCCGCGATCGCGGCGAGTGCGGCGGCGATACCGGCGAAGACACCGAAATGATGGGTCCACTTGGTGGGCGTGAACATGAGGAAGACCAGCGACGCGAACGTGATCGCGACGATGCGGCGCGTCGGGCCGATGGCGGTGCCGGGAATACGGTTCTTGCGGATCAGCACCGCGGCCGAGACGACCAGGCCCAGGATCATCGCCAGCACCGCGAAACGCCTCGCGATCGAACCGTCGGCGGAGAAGGCGAACAGCGCCGAGTAGCGGCCGATCTCGTTGTACCAGCTCATCGACGGCCCCAGCGCCGACTTCATGCTCGACGCCTCGGCGAACGACCGCAGGGTCAGGTTGGAGAACACGACGAAGACGACGAAGGTGCCGGCGGCCAGGATCGGCGCGATCAGCGCGACGAACGACCAGCGGAGCGAGCGCCGGCCGTCGCGGGCGCCGGCGGCCGTCTCCTCGGATGGCGATGCGGCGGAGTTCGACTCGGCGGACGACAGCTCGGCGACGACGCGGGCGCGCTTGATCAGCGCCATGATCATCGGGCGGGCGCCGGCGATCAGCGCAGCCACGGCGAGCAGGCCGGTCGGCCCGGCGGCGAGGCTGAACGCGCCGATGAGACAGGCGACGGCGGCCGGCAGCATGCGACCGGTGGCGATGGCACGTTCGACCGAGCACCAGGTCAGCAGCGCGCCGAGGCAGATGATCGGTTCGGGACGAAGTCCGTTGTTGAAGGGGAACCAGCACGCGAGGAAGGCGAAGGCCGCCGTCCAGGCGACCATCGGCCGGGTCAGCGCAGCGCGGCCGAGGCGTGGAAGCACTTCGTGACTGACGATGAGCCACACCAGGATTCCGCACAGGAGCGCAGGCAGCCGCATCCACGGACTGGCGACCGAGACGTGGCTGAGCAGACCGAAGACCTGGTAGTACCAGCCGAAGGGTGCCTCGGGCGCGCCGTACCACCGGAAGTAGTTGGCGGTGTAGTCGCTGTCCTGCGCCACCCTCGACATGGTCAGTAAGTAGCCGTCGTCGGAGGTGTTGGGCCCGATCATGTGCCACACGATCAGTGCGCCGATGACCACGTAGTCGCGCGCGTTCAGCCGCCACCACCGGGCCGGGAAGATCCTGCGATGGCGGCGGCCGTCGGTGGAGTCGAGCGCTGCCAGTGCCGCAAGCGAGAGCAGCGTCGAGGCCACTCCGACGATGACGACCAGCCACTTCGAGATGGTCGGAGCGGTGTTGTAGCGAGAGTCGATCGTGACGTGGGCGTCGAGCCCTGCGATGTCGGCGGCGGGTCCGGACAGGTCGGTGAAGAGGCCGGTCACCTGGGGGCGCTGGTCGGGCCAGTACTTGAAGGCTTCTTTGTCCTCCGTCGTGCCCGCGAGCGGTTCGTCCTCGCCGTCCTCGTTCTGGGTGCCGCTGGTCATGCCGACGAATTCGGCGGTGACCGCATCGGAGTCGGCGTGCACGACGATCTCGCGGCAACCCTGCTCGCGCATGTCCTGCAGCGTCGCCGACACCAGCGAGACGTTGCGGACCACCACCTCGACGCCTTGCCGGTCCGCGGGAGCGTCAGGGGCGCCGGTCTTGCGGATGAACAGGCCGCGCTCACCGGACTTGGATGCCTGCTTGGGCGTGGTGGAGAGCAGCACCGAGCCGCCGGGCGGCAGGTCGTCGACCGCGCTGCAGGGGATCGACACGTCGAGGTCGACGGGCGTGTAGCCGATCAGCGGGGCGGCGACCGAACCGATCTGCCCGTTCTGGGGCCAGTCGATCTCGGCCGTTCGCTGCGACACCGGCATGAGCGGTGTCGCGAGCGCGAGCAAGAACCCGAGCAGTCCGGTGACGATGGCGACGATCCTCGCTCGTCGAACGGTCTGCGCTGGCACAAAGAGAGATGGTAGACCTTGGGCCGTCTCGCCCCGGCCGGTGGCGGTGCGGGCGCGACCGCGTCTTCACCGGCTCGCCGGGGGGCGCCGACCGGCAGGTCAGGGCCAGTAAGGTGAACGCCATGTCCGACGCCGAGAAGCCAGACCGTTTGCCGATCCTGCTGCTCAACGGTCCCAATCTGAACACCCTCGGCACCCGGGAGCCCGCCGTCTACGGCTCGGACACCCTCGCCGACGTGGTCGATCTGGCCGAGCGCACCGCCGCCGAGCTCGGCTTCGGGGTGCGCGCCGCGCAGACCAACCACGAGGGCCAGATGCTCGACTGGATCCACGAATCGGTCGGCAAGATCAGCGGCATCGTCGTCAACCCCGGCGGCTGGACACACACCTCGGTGGCGCTCGCCGACGCACTCGTCATTCCCGATGTCCCCGTGCTGGAGGTGCACATCAGCAATGTGCACCGACGTGAAGCGTTCCGGCATCACTCCTATGTGTCGCCGATCGCGGCCGGGGTGATCGTCGGTTACGGCATCCGCGGCTACGAGTTCGCGATTCGCCGGCTTGCCGAGCTCGTGGACTGACCACTGACCCCGGCGCCCCGTCGACTGGGCGCCTCTTTCCATCGACCGTGCGCCGTTTCTCGTCGACTGTGCGCCGTTTCTCGTTGACCGGGCGTCGTTCTTCGTCGACTGTGCGTTGTTTTCCGTCGACTGTGCGCGAATTGATCGCGGGCTAGCGGGGGCCGGCCGTTACGGGTCACGCGTCACACGCCCACCATCGATGGACAGGCCCTCACCCGGATGACGGGTGGATGTGTCCATCTGTGGTGGGTGTGTCGCCATGTCAGCTCCGAACCATTGCGCCGTGACGGCTTTAGTGCAACCATAGGGTTGCACTAAACAAATCCGCATCGAGGGAGCACTGATGAGTGAGAACACGGATACACACGACGTGACCGGTTCGGCGGCAGGCGAATTCGACCGAATCGAGCGCGAGATCGCGATCGACGCACCCGCCGAGCGGGTCTGGTCTCTGGTCAGCGAGCCGGGGTGGTTCATCAACGACAAGGCGATCACCGATCA belongs to Gordonia sp. KTR9 and includes:
- a CDS encoding arabinosyltransferase domain-containing protein, which codes for MPAQTVRRARIVAIVTGLLGFLLALATPLMPVSQRTAEIDWPQNGQIGSVAAPLIGYTPVDLDVSIPCSAVDDLPPGGSVLLSTTPKQASKSGERGLFIRKTGAPDAPADRQGVEVVVRNVSLVSATLQDMREQGCREIVVHADSDAVTAEFVGMTSGTQNEDGEDEPLAGTTEDKEAFKYWPDQRPQVTGLFTDLSGPAADIAGLDAHVTIDSRYNTAPTISKWLVVIVGVASTLLSLAALAALDSTDGRRHRRIFPARWWRLNARDYVVIGALIVWHMIGPNTSDDGYLLTMSRVAQDSDYTANYFRWYGAPEAPFGWYYQVFGLLSHVSVASPWMRLPALLCGILVWLIVSHEVLPRLGRAALTRPMVAWTAAFAFLACWFPFNNGLRPEPIICLGALLTWCSVERAIATGRMLPAAVACLIGAFSLAAGPTGLLAVAALIAGARPMIMALIKRARVVAELSSAESNSAASPSEETAAGARDGRRSLRWSFVALIAPILAAGTFVVFVVFSNLTLRSFAEASSMKSALGPSMSWYNEIGRYSALFAFSADGSIARRFAVLAMILGLVVSAAVLIRKNRIPGTAIGPTRRIVAITFASLVFLMFTPTKWTHHFGVFAGIAAALAAIAAIAASQQSMHSRRNRTLFCALVLFIGGLAFTAPNSYYYYSAWGMPWGVEQVTIGGVMLGSVLLYAALALLLVALWFHFREPFTGTDPHVEESTADDTSHQRWYRRLGASMAAAPLAYLALAVVVFQIVTAIFAGIHQSSSYSVPRSNFAAVAGNPCGMADKVWVESDPNRDMLRPVDPTLPNPLGGPPPAPGTSPTTSGFFPNGVPTALESTASEGSLGVLSGDVWQSPDIVNSNPGGTGGGEIAEPGINGSTAALPFFLDPAETPVMGSYSKLDQVPARLTSGWYALPPDWRDRPLLTMSVAGEYDNPNVMLEYTAEPIGPDTRDADLEAAGDTELIDPGPRPSWRNLRYNTDELPSDTTAVRIVATDDNLAEDRFIVLTPPRIPQMDTLQDVVGDTDPVHIDWTSGLAFPCQRPFTHDVGVAEIPKWRIKPGSDLAAAVSAWQNSFGGGPLGWIEVSQQATALPTYLMADIGRDWGALERYEPYGDVDTLAEIETGTATRSGLWSPAPLRH
- the aroQ gene encoding type II 3-dehydroquinate dehydratase — protein: MSDAEKPDRLPILLLNGPNLNTLGTREPAVYGSDTLADVVDLAERTAAELGFGVRAAQTNHEGQMLDWIHESVGKISGIVVNPGGWTHTSVALADALVIPDVPVLEVHISNVHRREAFRHHSYVSPIAAGVIVGYGIRGYEFAIRRLAELVD